The window CTCGTCGCTCATTACGCCGCCGCCCAGCTCGATACCGAAGAAATCCCGCAGCACACTGGCGTAGACCTCACGCTTCATCTCAGGCACCCAATTCAGGTCAAACGCAGCCGGCCGGATCCAGCGCGCGGCGCGGAACTCGTCAGACTCCCCGTCAAAGCGCACTTTCGCGTCGGGATTGATCAGACGGCCCAGGAAATAATACTGCTCCTGCCCGTCGAATCCCTCCTTTTTGCGGCCATTGACAAAAAGATACCGGTATGGACCCCGCGAAGAAAGAACCTCGTAATCGGAGCGCTTCAGGCAGAGTTCCTCCTCCACTTCGCGGTAGAGCGCGTCGATGAAAGCCTCCCCGCTCTTTACCCCGCCCTGGGCAAATTGCCAGCACCCGGCCCAATCGCTGCGTTCGCACACGAGGATCTCCCCGGCAGCGTTGCTCAGGATGAAGGCGACATTCGGGCGATAATTGGGCATGCGGCTATCTATCGGCAGATTCTGATTTGCGCGAGAGGGAAAAAGCTGGGATTCTGGGGAATGCTCAATCTGCGGCACTGCTTGCTGGCGACCGCATCGGTGCTGGCTCTCGCCAGCTTGCCGGATCTTTGCGCGCAAACGGCCAGCCCATCGGCATCTCCCTCCGCCTCAGCCACTCCCGCGATGACCAATCGCGACTTCCTTTGGCTCCAGCTCCCGGGAGGCGACTTCCTCATCAAGCTCTCAAATATCAGCACGCTCAGCACCCACGAGTACGTGGTCGACGGCGCCGCACGGGTTTATGAGGCCAATATCGGCACCTTCGGGTCCGAACTGGCCCGATTTTACTACATCGAGCCCAACGTGCCCCAAGCCCCCGATGGGATCGGGCAGAGCACGATCAATTTCGCCAAAGCCAAGATCGATGAAGCCATGGAGCGCACCGAGACCAGCGACGTCTGGCGCAAGGTGACGAAAAACTACCCCACCACGACCCATGCCCACACGGTGGAATACCGGCTCGCTTCCCGCGATCAGCTCAACCGACTTTTCGATATAGTGCAAAATGCCATGATGTCCGGACGCGGAGGACGATTCAAACCTTGAAAGACTCACAAAAACCTAGCAAGTTGCCGCCTCTTCAAGCCTTGCCGTTGAAACACAAACCCACTCATGAGTGCGGCGTATTCGCCGTTTTTGGGCATCCCGACGCCGCCCTGCTGACCTATTACGGACTCTTTGCGCTCCAGCATCGCGGCCAGGAAAGCGCCGGTATTGTCTCGGCCAAGGGGTCGGACAGCACCTTCCAGCAGCACAAAGGCATGGGCCTCGTCTCGCAGGTGTTCAAGATGGACGACCTCGATGAGCTCAAGGGGACGCGTGCCATCGGCCACGTGCGCTACTCGACCACCGGGTCCAGCACCGCCAAGAACGCCCAGCCTTTTGTGGTGGATACGAATCGCGGCCAGCTCGCTGTGGCCCACAATGGCAATCTCGTCAACGCTGCGCAGCTCCGCGTCGAGCTCGAGGCCAAGGGTTCCATCTTCCAAACCACGGTCGACAGCGAAATCGTCCTCCACCTGCTGGCCCAGCCGCGGGGAGACGGCGGTGCGTTGGCTGCCCTCCGCCGCATTGAAGGCGCCTTTTCCATCGTGCTCATGAGCGAGCGCGAAATCATCGGCTTCCGCGATCCGCACGGCTTTCGCCCGCTGTGTCTGGGCAAGAAAGATGGTGCCTACGTGCTGGCATCCGAGAGCTGCGCCTTTGATCTCATCCAGGCGCAATTCGTTCGCGATATCGAGCCGGGCGAGGTGGTCATCATCGACAATGGCGGCATCCGCTCCGAGTTCCCCTTCCGGGAGACTCGCAGCGCATTCTGCATCTTCGAGTACGTCTATTTCGCCCGGCCCGACAGCAACATCGCAGGCGTCAACGTCTCCGACGTGCGCGTGCGCATGGGCCGCGAACTCGCCCGCCTGCATCCCGCCGAAGCCGATCTCGTGGTTCCCGTACCCGACTCCGGCATCTTTGCCGCCCTCGGCTTCTCCGAGGAACTCGGTATCCCGTACTACC of the Terrimicrobium sacchariphilum genome contains:
- a CDS encoding NUDIX domain-containing protein, with amino-acid sequence MPNYRPNVAFILSNAAGEILVCERSDWAGCWQFAQGGVKSGEAFIDALYREVEEELCLKRSDYEVLSSRGPYRYLFVNGRKKEGFDGQEQYYFLGRLINPDAKVRFDGESDEFRAARWIRPAAFDLNWVPEMKREVYASVLRDFFGIELGGGVMSDEAAA
- the purF gene encoding amidophosphoribosyltransferase, whose product is MKHKPTHECGVFAVFGHPDAALLTYYGLFALQHRGQESAGIVSAKGSDSTFQQHKGMGLVSQVFKMDDLDELKGTRAIGHVRYSTTGSSTAKNAQPFVVDTNRGQLAVAHNGNLVNAAQLRVELEAKGSIFQTTVDSEIVLHLLAQPRGDGGALAALRRIEGAFSIVLMSEREIIGFRDPHGFRPLCLGKKDGAYVLASESCAFDLIQAQFVRDIEPGEVVIIDNGGIRSEFPFRETRSAFCIFEYVYFARPDSNIAGVNVSDVRVRMGRELARLHPAEADLVVPVPDSGIFAALGFSEELGIPYYPAFVRNHYIGRTFIQPSQSIRDFNVRVKLNLITEIVKDKRVVVVDDSIVRGTTARSRVVTLREAGAKEVHMRISCPPHRFACYYGIDFPNPDKLLANQCTMEEIRKYLGADSIGYLDLEGMIRATKRPGNDFCTACFSGDYPVGFDAEFDKLIMEKRARRVRLLDNEEPRLI